The following coding sequences are from one Paenibacillus sp. FSL R5-0912 window:
- the fmt gene encoding methionyl-tRNA formyltransferase yields MKIVFMGTPAFAVPSLRMLLEEGYEVVAVVTQPDRPQGRKKTLAPSPVKEAALELGLPVLQPERMRRPEAVAELAAYEPDLIVTAAYGQILPKSVLELPKNGCVNVHGSLLPKYRGGAPIQRCIINGEKVTGVTLMYMAEGLDTGDMISRVEVPIEDEDTSGTMFGKLSIAGRDLLKAEMPRLAAGRVEATVQDDSEATYAPNLSREDERIDWTAGSLATYNRIRGLVPFSGAFTLWNDETFKVWAAAKPDNGSSTGGNAAPGTVLSVSERGVEVKTGDGILLLTTVQPAGKKAMSAADFSRGASLKPGTVLG; encoded by the coding sequence ATGAAGATAGTGTTCATGGGAACGCCGGCTTTTGCGGTACCCTCCCTGCGGATGCTGCTGGAGGAGGGCTATGAGGTAGTCGCAGTGGTTACCCAGCCGGACCGTCCGCAAGGACGCAAGAAGACGCTTGCCCCTTCACCTGTGAAAGAGGCTGCACTTGAACTGGGCTTGCCGGTTCTTCAGCCGGAACGGATGCGGCGCCCGGAGGCGGTAGCTGAACTGGCTGCCTATGAGCCGGATCTGATTGTTACAGCGGCTTACGGGCAGATTCTGCCGAAAAGTGTGCTGGAGCTGCCGAAGAACGGATGTGTGAATGTCCATGGCTCACTGCTGCCGAAATACCGCGGCGGCGCCCCGATCCAGCGCTGCATCATTAACGGTGAGAAGGTAACGGGTGTGACGCTGATGTATATGGCGGAAGGACTGGATACCGGAGATATGATCTCGCGGGTAGAGGTGCCGATTGAGGACGAGGATACCTCAGGCACCATGTTCGGGAAGCTGAGCATTGCCGGACGTGATTTACTGAAGGCGGAAATGCCGCGCCTCGCGGCTGGACGTGTAGAGGCGACGGTGCAGGATGACAGCGAAGCAACTTATGCGCCGAATCTAAGCCGCGAAGATGAACGGATCGACTGGACGGCCGGGTCACTGGCAACCTATAACCGTATCCGCGGGCTGGTACCATTCTCGGGTGCCTTCACCCTATGGAATGACGAGACCTTCAAGGTATGGGCGGCGGCGAAGCCGGATAACGGCAGTTCCACCGGCGGCAATGCTGCTCCGGGTACAGTGCTGTCTGTAAGCGAACGCGGGGTTGAAGTGAAGACCGGCGACGGGATTCTCCTGTTGACAACCGTACAGCCTGCCGGCAAAAAAGCGATGAGTGCGGCAGATTTCAGCCGCGGCGCAAGTCTTAAGCCCGGCACGGTGCTGGGTTGA
- the priA gene encoding primosomal protein N' — MDIAKVIVDVPVRSTDRPFDYLIPDSLKLWIEVGSRVAVPFGPRTVQGFVVSLESGETGSVSRMKPIVEVLDLLPPLSPELVELGDWISQRYACRRISALQAMLPTALKGKAERLISLGDTEAAAYTPGDELFPLFLEADNEEQEITDFVRRHGEVSMKLLTRTFPEAAETVKFMVRRGVLAESQSIKDKMGKKKLKAVDLAIGLSAARESLSGFPARSARQKEILSFLIDMEATLPMPLKDVLSVLQVTAGTVKALEDKGYIEISEIEVYRDPYQGRDFKPSTPLPLTAEQEVVYKRIVGTVEQQTHEVFLLHGVTGSGKTEIYLQCIQRCVEQGRQAVVLVPEIALTPQMVERFKGRFGSGVAVMHSRLSVGERYDEWRKIREGKAMVAVGARSAVFAPFANLGLIIMDEEHEGSYKQEENPKYHARDVAVRRAQQGGAVVILGSATPSLESYHAARSQSDIHFSPILLEMPSRALGNELPKVAVVDMRDELKEGNRSMFSRRLHAALVSRLERGEQTVLLLNRRGFSTFVMCRSCGYVAGCPECDISLTYHSRSDNLRCHYCGHAEPAPKLCPECGSEHIRFFGTGTQRVEEELGKLFPGIRVIRMDVDTTTEKGSHEKLLNQFRDKKADVLLGTQMVAKGLDFPDVTLVGVITADSALNLPDFRAAEKTFQLLTQVAGRAGRHQLPGEVVVQSYTPEHYSIIHASGHDYRSFVRDELKHRKELHYPPYCRLILVTLSHEQLPLLLKLAENYALNIQGKARQLRWYGSLDKLSSDALDLLGPVASPLPRLKGRYRFQCIIKWRGAIDAIGLARQVAEELEDSVRDKGLQISIDVDPQMLM; from the coding sequence ATGGATATTGCCAAGGTCATAGTCGATGTTCCTGTGCGCAGCACCGACCGGCCGTTTGATTATTTGATTCCCGATTCACTGAAGCTTTGGATTGAAGTAGGCAGCAGAGTGGCAGTTCCGTTTGGACCCCGGACCGTTCAGGGCTTTGTTGTATCCCTGGAGTCGGGAGAGACCGGCAGTGTATCAAGAATGAAGCCGATTGTGGAAGTGCTCGATCTGCTGCCTCCGCTGTCGCCGGAGCTGGTTGAGCTGGGCGACTGGATAAGTCAAAGATATGCTTGCAGACGGATCTCCGCACTGCAGGCTATGCTTCCGACTGCCTTGAAGGGAAAAGCCGAGCGGCTGATCTCACTGGGTGATACAGAGGCAGCAGCCTATACTCCCGGAGATGAGCTGTTTCCGCTTTTCCTGGAGGCAGACAACGAAGAGCAGGAGATTACTGACTTCGTCAGACGTCACGGGGAAGTATCCATGAAGCTGCTGACCCGTACCTTCCCGGAGGCTGCTGAGACTGTAAAGTTCATGGTGCGGCGCGGGGTGCTGGCGGAGAGCCAGTCGATCAAGGACAAGATGGGCAAGAAGAAGCTGAAGGCGGTTGATTTGGCCATAGGCCTCTCGGCAGCACGCGAATCCCTGTCCGGCTTCCCGGCACGTTCGGCGCGCCAGAAGGAAATTCTGTCTTTCCTGATCGATATGGAGGCAACACTTCCCATGCCGCTCAAGGATGTGCTATCGGTTCTTCAGGTAACGGCCGGCACGGTTAAGGCTCTGGAGGACAAAGGGTATATTGAGATTAGTGAAATTGAAGTATACCGCGACCCCTATCAGGGACGCGATTTCAAGCCGAGCACACCCTTGCCGCTGACAGCGGAGCAAGAGGTTGTCTATAAGCGGATTGTGGGAACTGTTGAGCAGCAAACGCATGAAGTCTTCTTGTTGCATGGGGTAACGGGCAGCGGGAAGACGGAGATTTATCTGCAGTGCATTCAGCGCTGTGTGGAGCAAGGGCGTCAGGCTGTAGTGCTGGTGCCGGAAATTGCCCTGACTCCACAGATGGTTGAACGGTTCAAAGGCCGGTTCGGCAGCGGGGTGGCGGTAATGCACAGCCGGCTGTCTGTCGGCGAACGCTACGACGAATGGCGCAAGATCCGTGAGGGTAAAGCGATGGTTGCTGTCGGCGCACGCTCGGCAGTGTTTGCTCCGTTCGCCAATCTGGGCCTCATAATCATGGATGAAGAGCATGAAGGCTCTTATAAGCAGGAAGAAAATCCGAAATATCATGCCCGTGATGTCGCGGTCCGCCGGGCACAGCAGGGCGGGGCAGTAGTGATTCTGGGCTCGGCTACGCCTTCGCTGGAGAGCTATCACGCAGCCAGATCACAGAGCGACATTCATTTCTCGCCTATCCTGCTGGAGATGCCCAGCCGGGCACTCGGCAACGAGCTGCCCAAGGTGGCGGTGGTCGACATGCGGGACGAGCTGAAGGAAGGCAACCGCTCGATGTTCAGCCGCAGGCTGCATGCTGCGCTGGTGAGTAGGCTGGAACGCGGGGAGCAGACGGTGCTTCTATTGAACCGCAGAGGGTTCTCAACCTTCGTCATGTGCCGGAGCTGCGGATATGTCGCCGGTTGTCCGGAATGCGACATCTCGCTGACTTATCATAGCCGCAGTGACAATCTGCGTTGCCACTACTGCGGCCATGCCGAGCCGGCACCCAAGCTGTGTCCCGAATGCGGCAGCGAGCATATCCGCTTCTTCGGGACAGGGACCCAGCGGGTTGAAGAGGAGCTGGGCAAGCTGTTTCCGGGTATCCGCGTCATCCGCATGGATGTGGATACAACCACAGAGAAGGGTTCACATGAGAAGCTGCTCAACCAGTTCAGGGATAAGAAGGCCGATGTCCTGCTGGGAACGCAGATGGTGGCTAAGGGACTAGACTTCCCCGATGTTACACTGGTCGGTGTAATCACTGCGGACTCGGCGCTGAACCTGCCGGATTTCCGGGCGGCCGAGAAGACCTTCCAGCTGCTCACACAGGTTGCCGGAAGAGCGGGCAGACATCAGCTCCCCGGTGAAGTGGTGGTGCAGTCTTATACACCGGAGCATTATTCGATTATACATGCCAGCGGTCATGACTACAGGTCGTTCGTGCGGGATGAGCTGAAGCACCGCAAGGAGCTGCATTATCCGCCGTATTGCCGGCTGATTCTGGTTACGCTATCGCATGAGCAGCTTCCGCTGCTGCTGAAGCTGGCGGAGAATTATGCCCTGAATATCCAGGGCAAAGCAAGGCAGCTGCGCTGGTATGGAAGCCTGGACAAGCTCTCCTCGGATGCACTGGATCTGCTGGGTCCGGTAGCGTCACCCTTGCCGCGGCTCAAAGGCCGTTACAGATTCCAGTGTATTATCAAATGGCGCGGTGCGATTGATGCGATCGGACTGGCCCGTCAGGTGGCCGAGGAGCTGGAGGACTCTGTCCGTGACAAAGGACTGCAGATCAGCATTGATGTGGACCCGCAGATGTTGATGTAA
- the rsmB gene encoding 16S rRNA (cytosine(967)-C(5))-methyltransferase RsmB, whose translation MSAGGKGGGPRNPSGGNTSAASGSSAPGGQARGAGKKKPGGKPPAAASAREVALDVLVRVEQQGAYSNLLLGSSLQKGALSREDTGLATELVYGTISRMITLDYVLEGFVSKGVAKLQPWVRNLLRLSLYQIMYLDRVPSHAAVNEAVNIAKKRGHQGISGMVNGVLRSVLRAGELPVLPEGLSREERISIVHSHPLWMVQRWSAEYGTDTAEAMCAANNEAPAVSVRVNTTMISREALLAEMLEAGLEASESKVSPFGVIVKGGGNMALTSWYRDGYLSVQDESSMLVAEVVAPEAGMKVLDCCAAPGGKSAHMGELMKDEGAILANDLHEHKAKLIADQAARLGLECIATLSGDALQLGAVLQPESFDRILLDAPCSGLGVIRRKPDLKWRKQPGDVDSVAALQHELLQSVAGLLKPGGVLVYSTCTTEQVENGRIIGEFLEHNPGFAPVSFKTAVWGRLEGTAIAAGDGIQLLPHHFGSDGFYIARLERLS comes from the coding sequence TTGAGCGCGGGCGGCAAAGGCGGCGGACCGCGTAATCCTTCTGGCGGCAATACATCAGCGGCTTCCGGGAGCTCAGCTCCGGGTGGTCAAGCCAGAGGAGCAGGCAAGAAGAAGCCGGGCGGCAAACCGCCGGCGGCAGCTTCTGCACGCGAGGTTGCGCTTGATGTTCTTGTCCGCGTAGAGCAGCAGGGGGCCTACAGCAATCTGCTGCTCGGCAGCAGCCTGCAGAAGGGCGCTCTCAGCCGTGAAGATACCGGACTGGCTACGGAGCTGGTGTATGGCACGATCTCACGGATGATTACTCTGGATTATGTTCTGGAGGGTTTTGTGAGCAAGGGAGTAGCTAAGCTTCAGCCTTGGGTGCGTAATTTGCTGCGTCTGAGCCTGTACCAGATTATGTATCTGGACCGGGTTCCTTCGCATGCAGCCGTTAATGAGGCTGTGAATATAGCCAAGAAACGCGGCCATCAGGGTATTTCCGGCATGGTTAACGGCGTGCTTCGAAGCGTGCTGCGGGCCGGGGAACTACCGGTGTTGCCGGAGGGGCTCAGCAGGGAAGAGCGGATCTCTATTGTTCATTCCCATCCGCTCTGGATGGTGCAGCGCTGGTCTGCGGAATATGGCACAGACACGGCGGAGGCCATGTGTGCTGCGAATAACGAAGCGCCTGCGGTCAGCGTCCGCGTCAATACAACTATGATCAGCCGTGAGGCGCTGCTGGCCGAGATGCTCGAAGCGGGTCTTGAGGCCTCTGAATCGAAGGTTAGCCCCTTCGGGGTGATTGTTAAGGGCGGCGGCAATATGGCTCTGACTTCCTGGTACAGGGACGGGTATCTCTCAGTGCAGGATGAAAGCTCCATGCTGGTGGCTGAGGTTGTAGCTCCTGAAGCAGGAATGAAGGTGCTGGACTGCTGCGCCGCTCCCGGAGGCAAAAGCGCGCATATGGGCGAGTTGATGAAGGACGAAGGAGCTATACTGGCCAATGATCTGCATGAGCATAAGGCGAAGCTTATCGCAGATCAGGCGGCCCGTCTGGGTCTGGAATGCATCGCCACCTTAAGCGGCGACGCACTGCAGTTGGGTGCCGTTCTTCAGCCGGAATCCTTCGACCGGATTCTGCTGGATGCCCCTTGCTCGGGGCTTGGAGTGATCCGGCGCAAGCCGGATCTGAAGTGGCGGAAGCAGCCCGGAGATGTGGACAGCGTAGCTGCGCTGCAGCATGAACTGCTGCAGTCGGTCGCCGGGCTCCTTAAGCCTGGCGGTGTATTGGTCTACAGCACCTGCACTACCGAGCAGGTGGAGAACGGCCGGATTATCGGGGAGTTCCTGGAGCATAATCCCGGGTTCGCTCCGGTCAGCTTCAAGACCGCCGTCTGGGGACGGCTTGAGGGAACCGCAATTGCCGCAGGCGATGGAATACAGCTGCTTCCCCATCATTTTGGAAGCGACGGATTCTATATTGCCCGGCTGGAGCGACTCTCGTAA
- the coaBC gene encoding bifunctional phosphopantothenoylcysteine decarboxylase/phosphopantothenate--cysteine ligase CoaBC: MKSLQGKSIILGITGGIAAYKAAALTSKLTQQGAEVHVIMTASAKQFITELTLQSLSKQRVYSDTFQERDPSSISHIDLADSADLVLIAPATANIIAKMAHGLADDMLSTTLLAATAPVMVAPAMNVHMYQHPAVLSNIDTLYNRGVHFIEPGEGLLACGYVGKGRMEEPEAIVKVVENFFALQNDKKSGPLAGKKVVVTAGGTVERIDPVRYISNDSSGKMGFALARAARAMGAEVTLIAARTDEAPPRDADIRLVRVESAQDMYEAVTERWADCDILIKAAAVADYRPRHSAESKIKKSGDTMTLELVKTTDILESLGKMKDKQFLIGFAAETGNAEYYAKDKLVRKNLDLIVANDVAVEGAGFGTDTNIVSVYDADGLVLDLPLASKDEVARRVLQLAAERVAGALL; this comes from the coding sequence TTGAAGAGTTTACAAGGAAAGTCGATTATACTCGGAATTACAGGAGGCATTGCTGCCTATAAGGCGGCGGCCCTCACCAGCAAGCTTACCCAGCAAGGCGCCGAGGTTCATGTTATTATGACTGCTTCGGCAAAGCAGTTCATTACGGAGCTGACACTGCAGTCATTGTCCAAGCAGAGGGTATACAGCGATACTTTTCAGGAACGCGACCCGTCCTCCATCTCACATATTGATCTGGCGGATTCGGCCGATCTGGTCTTGATCGCACCGGCTACCGCAAATATTATTGCCAAAATGGCGCACGGGCTGGCAGATGATATGCTGTCTACTACACTTCTTGCCGCTACAGCTCCTGTAATGGTGGCCCCTGCGATGAATGTTCACATGTATCAGCATCCGGCGGTACTCAGCAATATCGATACACTATACAACCGGGGGGTACACTTTATTGAACCGGGCGAAGGACTGCTGGCCTGCGGTTACGTGGGCAAAGGGCGGATGGAAGAGCCGGAAGCGATCGTGAAGGTTGTGGAGAACTTCTTTGCGCTGCAGAACGACAAGAAATCCGGCCCGCTCGCTGGTAAAAAGGTAGTTGTTACCGCTGGCGGTACGGTTGAACGTATCGATCCTGTCCGGTACATTTCCAATGATTCCTCCGGAAAAATGGGCTTCGCGCTGGCGCGGGCAGCACGCGCCATGGGGGCAGAGGTCACCTTGATCGCCGCGCGTACGGATGAAGCGCCGCCGCGAGATGCCGATATCCGGCTGGTCCGCGTGGAATCGGCGCAGGATATGTATGAAGCGGTCACGGAACGCTGGGCCGATTGCGACATTCTCATTAAAGCGGCTGCTGTCGCAGATTACCGCCCGAGACACAGCGCGGAGTCCAAGATCAAAAAGAGTGGTGACACCATGACCCTTGAACTGGTGAAGACTACGGATATTCTGGAGAGTCTCGGCAAAATGAAGGATAAGCAGTTCCTGATCGGGTTTGCCGCCGAAACCGGGAATGCGGAATACTACGCCAAAGACAAGCTGGTGCGCAAGAATCTTGATCTGATCGTAGCCAACGATGTTGCAGTGGAAGGTGCCGGATTCGGCACAGATACCAATATTGTGTCAGTCTATGATGCAGACGGTCTGGTTCTGGATCTTCCCTTAGCCTCCAAGGATGAGGTAGCGCGCCGGGTGCTGCAGCTCGCTGCTGAGCGTGTTGCCGGAGCCTTGTTATAA
- a CDS encoding YicC/YloC family endoribonuclease, translating into MSFSMTGYGQSSLQFGGHKISFEVKSVNNRYCEVVLRMPRDWTGYEDMVRRLVQAHIKRGRVDVIINRELTEGAADAHALNRTLVKSYLDAAGALRQEYGFQGELTLRDILSMPGVMEFNEEIPTTAADPTEEVAELLEKGLRLSLEALLEMRAREGGYLAADLSRRLDRLEKLHAGITGLAPLVVHEYREKLRQRLSGLNDGNFPWDEHKFGMDIAIFADRCSIDEELTRLYSHFGQCRALLLGSEPAGRKLDFLIQEMNRETNTIGSKCNHLDIVNLTLDMKAELEKIREQAANLE; encoded by the coding sequence TTGTCATTTAGTATGACCGGATACGGTCAGTCATCCCTGCAATTCGGTGGACACAAGATTAGTTTCGAAGTCAAATCGGTGAATAACCGTTACTGCGAAGTTGTGCTGCGGATGCCCCGGGATTGGACGGGTTATGAGGATATGGTGCGGCGGCTGGTTCAAGCCCATATCAAACGGGGACGGGTAGATGTCATCATTAATAGGGAACTCACTGAGGGTGCGGCTGACGCGCATGCGCTGAACCGTACTCTGGTGAAGTCCTATCTGGACGCAGCAGGGGCCTTAAGACAGGAGTATGGATTCCAGGGAGAGTTGACTCTCCGTGATATACTTTCTATGCCCGGTGTTATGGAATTCAATGAAGAGATTCCAACTACTGCTGCGGATCCTACTGAAGAAGTTGCAGAGCTCCTCGAGAAGGGGCTCCGCCTTAGTCTGGAGGCCCTGCTGGAGATGCGTGCCCGCGAGGGCGGGTATCTGGCTGCTGATCTGTCACGCCGGCTTGACCGACTGGAGAAGCTGCATGCCGGGATAACCGGGCTTGCGCCTCTGGTTGTGCATGAATACCGCGAGAAGCTGCGGCAGCGGCTCAGCGGACTGAATGACGGGAACTTCCCATGGGATGAGCATAAATTCGGCATGGACATTGCTATTTTCGCCGACCGCTGCAGTATAGATGAGGAGCTTACCCGGCTGTACAGTCATTTCGGGCAATGCAGGGCTTTGCTGCTTGGCAGTGAACCTGCAGGACGCAAACTTGATTTTCTCATTCAGGAGATGAACAGGGAGACCAACACCATCGGGTCCAAGTGCAATCATCTGGACATCGTGAATCTCACGCTTGACATGAAAGCGGAGCTTGAGAAGATACGCGAGCAAGCGGCGAATTTAGAATAA
- the gmk gene encoding guanylate kinase, whose translation MSKGLLIILSGPSGVGKGTVCTALRPKMPELVYSVSATTRSPRAGEENGVNYFFKSREQFADMIEGDQLLEYAEYVGNYYGTPRDFVERTLESGRDIILEIEVQGALKVKDKFPEGIFVFLLPPSMDELKDRIRGRGTEHPDVINHRMSVAEDEIGLIRHYDYAVVNDEIDLACKRIESIIIAEHCKVR comes from the coding sequence ATGTCAAAAGGATTGCTGATCATATTATCCGGCCCTTCCGGCGTCGGCAAAGGTACGGTATGCACTGCGCTGCGGCCGAAGATGCCTGAACTCGTCTATTCCGTTTCCGCCACCACGCGTTCACCGCGTGCAGGTGAAGAGAACGGCGTCAATTATTTTTTCAAATCCAGAGAGCAGTTTGCGGACATGATTGAAGGTGACCAGCTGCTCGAATATGCGGAGTACGTAGGCAATTATTACGGTACTCCGCGTGACTTTGTGGAGAGAACACTCGAGAGCGGAAGAGATATTATTCTGGAAATCGAGGTTCAGGGAGCTCTCAAAGTCAAAGACAAATTCCCGGAAGGCATCTTTGTCTTCCTTCTTCCTCCGTCGATGGACGAGTTGAAGGACCGTATCCGCGGACGCGGTACGGAGCATCCTGATGTGATTAATCACCGCATGTCTGTTGCAGAGGATGAGATCGGCCTGATCCGGCATTATGATTACGCAGTAGTGAATGACGAGATCGATCTGGCCTGCAAGCGAATAGAAAGCATTATTATCGCCGAACATTGTAAGGTGAGATGA
- the def gene encoding peptide deformylase, which produces MAIRLIVKEPDEVLHKKAKTVTTVTPNVQKLLDDMADTMYDAEGVGLAAPQVGILKRLIVIDADEEHGLIKLINPEIISMDGEQFGPEGCLSIPGLNGDVRRAETVTVRGLDREGNEITITGSGLLARAFQHEIDHLNGVLFTDIAEKVYEYTAERSETEE; this is translated from the coding sequence ATGGCAATCAGGCTGATCGTGAAAGAACCGGATGAAGTATTACACAAGAAAGCTAAGACCGTAACAACCGTAACCCCGAATGTGCAAAAACTGCTCGACGATATGGCGGATACGATGTATGACGCGGAAGGTGTTGGTCTCGCAGCTCCGCAGGTTGGAATTCTAAAGCGTCTAATCGTAATCGATGCCGATGAAGAGCATGGATTGATCAAGCTGATTAACCCTGAGATTATCAGCATGGACGGGGAGCAGTTCGGACCTGAAGGCTGCCTGAGTATCCCCGGCCTGAACGGCGATGTACGCCGTGCAGAGACAGTAACCGTACGCGGTCTGGACCGTGAAGGCAACGAAATTACAATTACCGGAAGCGGATTGCTTGCACGGGCTTTTCAGCATGAAATCGATCACCTGAACGGTGTGCTGTTCACGGATATCGCCGAGAAGGTATATGAGTATACAGCAGAACGCAGTGAAACTGAGGAGTGA
- the rpoZ gene encoding DNA-directed RNA polymerase subunit omega codes for MLYPSIDELVTKVDSKYSLVVASARRARALREGGKTDIKNPRSHKYVGVALEEIYEDRIIVTRGDEE; via the coding sequence ATGCTATATCCATCCATTGACGAACTGGTGACCAAGGTCGACAGCAAGTATTCCCTGGTTGTCGCTTCAGCCCGCCGGGCTAGAGCACTCCGTGAAGGCGGAAAGACTGATATCAAGAACCCGAGATCGCACAAGTATGTTGGTGTTGCGCTTGAAGAGATCTATGAAGACCGCATTATCGTAACCCGCGGCGACGAAGAATAG
- the remA gene encoding extracellular matrix/biofilm regulator RemA: MAIKLINIGFGNIVSANRIISIVSPESAPIKRIIQEARDRHMLIDATYGRRTRAVIITDSDHVILSAVQPETVAHRLSSKDDDNDE, encoded by the coding sequence ATGGCAATCAAATTAATCAACATCGGCTTTGGGAATATCGTGTCGGCCAACCGCATTATTTCCATTGTCAGCCCGGAATCTGCACCGATCAAACGAATTATTCAGGAGGCCAGAGACCGGCATATGCTGATCGACGCCACCTACGGAAGACGGACGCGGGCCGTCATCATTACAGACAGCGACCACGTCATTCTCTCGGCCGTTCAGCCGGAGACCGTTGCTCACCGCCTATCCAGCAAAGATGACGATAACGACGAATAA